In a genomic window of Akkermansia massiliensis:
- a CDS encoding ABC transporter permease subunit produces MVRKLAYLLVILAVLTAVGELCGLLLPTLSWPFTVSREMSMLNIVCTDQNNGGILTPQGKFLWFGWACVLVMAGVGFWIMLKGPRRFNPTPITRRRIQRFKSISRGYISLIILLVLTLLACMDQCLVGKRALLVVQDGSWYFPAIMRKVYQGSTFGQTGDFADAEANYRELKKQAGQPGKPSLVIMPLVPYDPTGDSTNPGSEALTVNEDGLVCESSGKPYSGLASRLHKDEEALPHVSYKFRKGKKVDRATGWLEDRTEVYSATYENNRIVAEHYSGPGTKEDFLKQTDENKISRIFYHPAPPLKGGHLLGTNTQGADILAYLYGGLQVNMKAAIFYLPIVYFIGITFGMMMGYFGGMFDLGMQRLIEIFSQVPFLFIIMIISDMVPLQMKGMFLIISLLIMFGWMSMTYQLRTSTMKEKARDYVAAARVLGASTSRILFIHILPNLVAILVTLVPFSVSALILALASLDYLGFGLPDTYASWGRLLNDGLADLSASWVVTSAFAALVITLLLVTFIGEAIREAFDPKKFTTYK; encoded by the coding sequence ATGGTTAGAAAACTGGCATACCTTCTGGTCATTCTGGCGGTCCTCACCGCCGTGGGAGAGCTGTGCGGCCTGCTCCTGCCCACACTGAGCTGGCCCTTTACCGTCTCACGGGAAATGAGCATGCTCAACATCGTCTGCACGGACCAGAACAACGGCGGCATCCTGACGCCGCAGGGAAAATTCCTGTGGTTCGGCTGGGCCTGCGTGCTGGTCATGGCCGGGGTCGGCTTCTGGATCATGCTGAAAGGCCCGCGCCGGTTTAACCCCACGCCCATCACCAGGCGCCGCATCCAGCGCTTTAAAAGCATCTCCCGCGGCTACATCTCCCTGATCATCCTGCTGGTGCTGACGCTGCTGGCCTGCATGGACCAGTGCCTGGTGGGCAAGCGGGCGCTCCTTGTGGTCCAGGACGGTTCCTGGTACTTCCCCGCCATCATGCGCAAGGTGTACCAGGGTTCCACCTTTGGCCAGACCGGGGACTTTGCGGATGCGGAAGCTAATTACCGCGAACTGAAAAAGCAGGCCGGACAGCCCGGCAAGCCTTCCCTGGTCATCATGCCCCTGGTTCCGTACGATCCCACGGGGGATTCCACCAATCCCGGTTCCGAGGCCCTGACGGTGAATGAAGACGGCCTGGTGTGCGAATCCAGCGGCAAACCGTACTCCGGCCTGGCCTCCCGGCTGCACAAGGATGAAGAAGCGCTCCCCCACGTCAGCTACAAATTCCGCAAGGGAAAAAAGGTGGACCGCGCCACCGGCTGGCTGGAAGACCGGACGGAGGTGTACAGCGCCACGTATGAAAACAACCGGATCGTGGCGGAGCACTACAGCGGCCCCGGCACCAAGGAGGACTTCCTGAAACAGACGGATGAAAACAAAATCAGCCGCATCTTCTACCACCCGGCCCCTCCCCTCAAGGGAGGCCACCTGCTGGGCACCAACACCCAGGGCGCGGACATCCTGGCGTACCTGTACGGCGGGCTCCAGGTGAACATGAAAGCCGCCATCTTCTATCTCCCCATCGTGTACTTCATCGGCATCACCTTCGGAATGATGATGGGGTACTTCGGCGGCATGTTTGACCTCGGCATGCAGCGCCTCATTGAAATCTTCTCCCAGGTTCCCTTCCTGTTCATCATCATGATCATTTCAGACATGGTGCCGCTTCAGATGAAGGGCATGTTCCTGATCATCAGCCTGCTCATCATGTTCGGGTGGATGTCCATGACCTACCAGCTCAGGACCTCCACCATGAAGGAAAAGGCGCGGGACTACGTGGCGGCCGCCCGTGTGCTGGGGGCCTCCACCAGCCGCATCCTCTTCATCCACATCCTCCCGAACCTGGTGGCCATTCTGGTCACGCTGGTTCCATTCAGTGTCTCCGCCCTGATCCTGGCCCTGGCTTCCCTGGACTACCTGGGCTTTGGCCTGCCGGATACGTACGCCAGCTGGGGGCGCCTGCTCAATGACGGCCTGGCGGACCTCTCCGCAAGCTGGGTGGTCACCTCCGCCTTCGCCGCCCTGGTGATCACGCTCCTGCTCGTCACCTTCATCGGGGAAGCCATCCGCGAGGCCTTCGACCCCAAGAAATTCACCACCTATAAATAA
- the alr gene encoding alanine racemase, which produces MSCTSPPRAWAQVDTNALRHNLNVVRRVMPDHGLMAIVKAEAYGHGLEGVVKALDGEDCAFFGVATVAEAGRVRDAGVKTCPFILGPCFAGEREEIVQNGWRAALSSVEEAEHFNSLGALYNKPVHVHLGVDTGMGRSGFLPSELHGLTEKLKQFSHLDLEGVFSHLSAASDDISFTHGQISGFAEAVNELSLGHQYKFRHLCSSAAVFNYKVPCANMVRLGRILYGYSPMPSPYNKELRPTMTLYSRITLIRTLPGNHGVSYNHCYMTKGSTKVATIGIGYADGYLQYLSNQGARVYINGQYCPVLGRVTMDQIMVDVTYMDQVETGDLVEIMGPNVSWEELTRRASTIPSNVLTSISARVPRIYV; this is translated from the coding sequence ATGAGTTGCACAAGCCCTCCCAGAGCATGGGCCCAGGTTGATACCAATGCGTTGAGGCACAATTTGAACGTCGTCCGCCGCGTGATGCCGGACCACGGCCTGATGGCCATTGTGAAGGCGGAGGCCTACGGGCACGGACTGGAAGGGGTAGTGAAGGCTCTGGATGGTGAAGACTGCGCTTTTTTCGGCGTTGCCACGGTGGCGGAGGCTGGCCGGGTGAGGGATGCTGGGGTGAAGACATGCCCGTTCATTCTCGGTCCCTGTTTTGCCGGAGAACGGGAGGAGATTGTGCAGAACGGCTGGCGAGCCGCCCTTTCCAGCGTGGAGGAGGCGGAACATTTCAATTCCCTGGGCGCCCTTTACAACAAGCCCGTCCATGTCCATCTGGGCGTGGATACCGGGATGGGCCGCAGCGGCTTTCTTCCCAGTGAATTGCACGGCCTGACGGAAAAGCTCAAGCAGTTCAGCCATCTGGATCTGGAGGGCGTGTTTTCCCACCTGTCCGCGGCTTCCGACGATATTTCCTTCACGCACGGGCAGATCAGCGGCTTTGCGGAGGCCGTGAACGAACTTTCCCTGGGGCACCAGTACAAGTTCCGGCACCTGTGCAGCAGCGCGGCCGTGTTCAATTACAAGGTTCCCTGCGCCAACATGGTGAGGCTGGGCAGAATCCTGTACGGGTATTCCCCCATGCCGTCCCCGTACAACAAGGAGCTGCGGCCCACGATGACCCTGTACAGCCGCATTACCCTGATACGCACGCTGCCGGGCAACCACGGGGTTTCCTACAACCACTGCTATATGACGAAGGGGAGCACGAAGGTGGCTACCATCGGCATCGGCTATGCGGACGGCTACCTCCAGTATCTTTCCAACCAGGGAGCGCGCGTGTATATCAACGGACAGTACTGCCCGGTTCTGGGCCGTGTGACGATGGACCAGATTATGGTGGACGTCACCTACATGGACCAGGTGGAGACCGGGGACCTGGTAGAGATCATGGGCCCTAATGTAAGCTGGGAGGAGCTGACGCGCCGCGCCAGTACCATCCCCAGCAACGTGCTGACCAGCATCAGTGCCCGCGTGCCGCGGATTTACGTGTAA
- a CDS encoding ABC transporter permease: MKTYIIRRLLLMPLTLLGVTFLVFCITRFVPGGPIEQMMQQQSMSALSGQKAGSQRGDNNLSEADMERLEEQYSLQEPIITAYLQWLGVLPKKIFISREEFGDIGGMEPSDKEDEYSGISDTHTRINLNETGEQVVVVRPDKNSGSVKDAFFSGTPSRKAATEGWTVDIESPLDRAERWARRMRQTDNTAAVQDKAKSYAWRAVMYKTSFDGLLQGTMGNSFKYNEPVWDMIKERIPVSLYFGILSAIITYSVCIPLGVVKAIRHKSLVDNISSVLIFLGYSVPGFALGAVLVVYLGARLEWFPLCGLTSPDFADMGFWGQAGDLLHHTVLPLICYVVSSFAITTMMMKNNLMDNLSSDYIRTAMAKGVSFKGAVIKHAFRNSFIPIASTLGSLISLIVAGSMLVEKVFDIQGFGMLSYQALMDKDYALIMGTLLLTSFLMVLGNLLSDIIVAAVDPRIKFE; encoded by the coding sequence ATGAAGACCTATATCATCAGACGACTCCTTCTCATGCCCCTGACGCTCCTGGGGGTCACGTTCCTCGTCTTTTGCATAACCCGCTTTGTCCCGGGAGGTCCCATTGAGCAGATGATGCAGCAGCAGAGCATGAGCGCCCTGTCCGGCCAGAAAGCGGGCTCCCAGCGCGGAGACAATAACCTGAGTGAAGCGGATATGGAGCGGCTGGAAGAACAGTACAGCCTCCAGGAGCCCATCATTACCGCCTATCTGCAATGGCTGGGAGTGCTTCCGAAAAAGATTTTCATCTCCCGTGAGGAGTTCGGAGACATCGGCGGCATGGAACCGTCCGACAAGGAGGATGAATATTCCGGCATTTCCGATACGCACACCCGGATCAACCTGAATGAAACCGGGGAACAGGTCGTCGTAGTCCGTCCGGACAAAAATTCCGGGAGCGTGAAGGATGCCTTTTTTTCCGGCACGCCGTCCCGGAAAGCCGCCACGGAAGGCTGGACCGTGGACATTGAATCCCCCCTGGACCGGGCGGAACGCTGGGCGCGCCGCATGAGGCAGACGGACAATACGGCAGCCGTCCAGGACAAGGCGAAGAGCTACGCGTGGCGCGCCGTGATGTACAAGACCAGCTTTGACGGCCTGCTTCAGGGCACCATGGGCAATTCCTTTAAATATAACGAGCCGGTGTGGGACATGATCAAGGAGCGCATTCCCGTTTCCCTGTACTTCGGCATCCTGAGCGCTATCATCACGTACTCCGTCTGCATTCCCCTGGGGGTGGTGAAGGCCATCCGGCACAAGAGCCTGGTGGACAACATCTCCTCCGTCCTGATCTTCCTGGGGTACTCCGTCCCCGGATTCGCCCTGGGCGCCGTGCTGGTGGTATATCTGGGCGCGCGGCTGGAATGGTTCCCGCTCTGCGGCCTGACCTCTCCGGACTTTGCGGACATGGGCTTCTGGGGACAGGCCGGGGACCTGCTGCACCATACGGTGCTCCCGCTCATCTGCTACGTGGTCAGCTCCTTCGCCATCACCACCATGATGATGAAGAACAACCTGATGGACAACCTCTCCTCCGACTACATCAGGACGGCCATGGCCAAGGGCGTGAGCTTCAAGGGCGCCGTCATCAAGCACGCCTTCCGCAACTCCTTCATCCCGATCGCCTCCACGCTGGGCAGCCTCATCAGCCTCATCGTGGCCGGCTCCATGCTGGTGGAGAAGGTCTTTGATATCCAGGGCTTCGGCATGTTGAGCTACCAGGCCCTGATGGACAAGGACTACGCCCTGATCATGGGCACGCTGCTGCTTACCTCCTTCCTGATGGTGCTGGGCAACCTGCTTTCAGACATCATCGTGGCCGCCGTGGACCCCCGCATTAAATTTGAATAA
- a CDS encoding ABC transporter ATP-binding protein: MSEPLLEIKNLVTGFETESGLLKAVDGVSFTVPKGTCVGIVGESGCGKSVTAMSIVRLLPQPMGKILDGQILFKGRDLVQAKETDMHGIRGRHIGVIFQEPMTALNPVHSIGRQIGESLMLHRGMNAREARDAAIQLLQRVRIPAPEQRVDEFPHQLSGGMRQRVVIAIALACHPELIIADEPTTALDVTVQAQILSLLKDLQAEMGSSSILITHDLGVIAQSCDSVVVMYAGRVVEKAPVGELFANPRHAYTKGLLASIPQLSSVRKTKLPTIPGQVASIADFVPGCRFCQRQGVPVEELTERPPLVEVSPDHFVEACPRCANL, from the coding sequence GTGAGCGAACCCCTGTTGGAAATCAAGAACCTGGTCACCGGATTCGAGACGGAATCCGGCCTGCTGAAAGCGGTGGACGGCGTCAGCTTCACCGTACCCAAGGGAACCTGCGTGGGCATCGTGGGAGAATCCGGCTGCGGCAAGAGTGTCACGGCCATGTCCATCGTGCGCCTGCTGCCCCAGCCCATGGGAAAAATCCTGGACGGGCAAATACTCTTCAAGGGCCGTGACCTGGTTCAGGCAAAAGAAACGGACATGCACGGCATCCGCGGCCGCCACATCGGCGTCATCTTCCAGGAACCCATGACGGCGCTCAATCCCGTGCACAGCATCGGCAGGCAGATCGGGGAATCCCTGATGCTCCACCGGGGAATGAACGCCAGGGAAGCCCGGGACGCCGCCATCCAGCTCTTGCAGCGTGTCCGCATTCCTGCCCCGGAACAACGCGTGGACGAATTCCCGCACCAGCTCTCCGGAGGCATGCGCCAGCGCGTCGTCATCGCCATCGCCCTGGCCTGTCATCCGGAACTCATCATTGCGGATGAACCCACCACGGCGCTGGACGTCACCGTACAGGCGCAAATTCTCTCCCTGCTCAAGGACCTCCAGGCGGAAATGGGCTCCTCCTCCATCCTCATCACGCATGACCTGGGTGTCATTGCGCAAAGCTGTGACTCCGTCGTAGTCATGTACGCCGGCCGCGTGGTGGAAAAAGCACCGGTGGGGGAACTCTTTGCCAACCCGCGCCACGCCTACACCAAGGGACTGCTGGCCTCCATCCCGCAGCTGAGCTCCGTGCGCAAGACCAAGCTGCCCACTATCCCCGGCCAGGTGGCCTCCATTGCGGACTTCGTGCCCGGCTGCCGCTTCTGCCAGCGCCAGGGCGTGCCTGTGGAAGAACTCACGGAACGCCCGCCCCTCGTGGAAGTATCCCCGGACCACTTTGTGGAAGCCTGCCCCCGCTGCGCCAATCTTTAA
- a CDS encoding extracellular solute-binding protein yields the protein MLKLSSILRTLLSSVTLSLLLAAGTGCKDSSQSQGVGWQPNVPFGTLPPGFDSFPERWNKQVNDRLAREEAAKQKEIKNLRDQFFKEEDPKIREKLQSKLIADEAALSVIHRRQTEGDYIKFKTPADIPQDLKWEDGLDNPEIGDPNAKKGGVLRQWAPGSYPDTFRPNGPNSNSGFRGPLYDEIIIGLVSIHPVTGKIIPGIAHKWAETADRRTVYFELDPDARYTDGAKVKAIDLLVNMYIRTSEYSRDVFYNNFFYQNASNITIYDDSRFSITLPFAKPLLPYYCTLFIPSPPHFYCEFGPSYVERYQWRVPPTTGAYVVKPDGIIRGRQVTLQRVPDWWARDKKFTKYMYNVDQIVYNFIAEPSKAIELFRIGELDVMNITKPELWHERMEIPEVHNGYINRSTFYTIYPRPPYGLFLNTSKSPFNNLDVRLGFQYALNIQNIIDITFRGDYQRLNSYNSGFGKFTNSYIKARPYSPEQARACFAKAGYTIPCPDGILRKPDGTRLTAAITFPNSSPSLASTLGKLKEDARKCGLEIQLDPLDSTVAFRKIMEKRVQASFMAWGFTPPHPMNEQGFHSRYAYDERGSLITYTNNICAYADKEMDKLLDAETNAATEDELQKATWKVQQKIHDEALWVPAWTTEFVRLGYWRWVRWPNSATTQFCHPVVFDPMESYLYWVDNDIKKETMEAKREGKTFEEVDAVYDQYRYMDSIDSLDNKEGSGKLPSVPVIPENGAPLEPSKTEK from the coding sequence ATGCTCAAGCTGTCCTCCATCCTCCGCACCCTCCTTTCTTCCGTGACGCTGTCCCTCCTGCTGGCAGCCGGCACCGGCTGCAAGGATTCCTCCCAATCCCAGGGGGTGGGCTGGCAGCCTAACGTGCCATTCGGCACGCTTCCTCCGGGGTTTGACTCCTTCCCGGAACGGTGGAACAAGCAGGTCAATGACCGCCTGGCAAGGGAAGAAGCCGCCAAGCAGAAGGAAATCAAGAACCTTCGTGATCAATTCTTCAAGGAGGAAGACCCCAAAATCAGGGAAAAGCTGCAAAGCAAGCTCATTGCGGATGAAGCGGCCCTCTCCGTCATCCACCGCAGGCAGACGGAAGGAGACTACATCAAGTTCAAGACTCCGGCAGACATCCCCCAGGACCTTAAATGGGAAGACGGGCTGGACAATCCGGAAATAGGCGATCCGAACGCCAAAAAAGGCGGCGTGCTGCGCCAGTGGGCTCCGGGGTCCTATCCGGACACATTCCGCCCCAACGGCCCGAACAGCAACAGCGGCTTCCGCGGCCCCCTGTATGATGAAATCATCATCGGCCTCGTCTCCATCCATCCGGTCACCGGGAAAATCATCCCCGGCATCGCCCATAAATGGGCGGAAACCGCGGACAGGCGCACCGTTTACTTTGAGCTGGACCCGGACGCCCGCTACACGGACGGGGCCAAGGTAAAGGCCATTGACCTGCTGGTGAACATGTACATCCGCACCTCGGAATACAGCCGGGACGTCTTCTACAACAACTTCTTTTACCAGAATGCGTCCAACATCACCATCTACGACGACAGCCGCTTCTCCATCACCCTCCCCTTCGCCAAGCCTCTGCTCCCGTACTACTGCACGCTGTTCATCCCGTCCCCGCCGCACTTCTACTGCGAATTCGGCCCCAGTTACGTGGAACGCTACCAGTGGCGCGTGCCGCCCACCACGGGCGCCTACGTGGTCAAGCCGGACGGCATCATCCGCGGCCGCCAGGTAACGCTCCAGCGCGTGCCGGACTGGTGGGCCAGGGACAAAAAGTTCACGAAGTACATGTATAACGTGGACCAGATCGTGTACAACTTCATCGCGGAACCGTCCAAGGCCATTGAGCTCTTCCGCATCGGCGAGCTGGACGTGATGAACATCACCAAGCCGGAGCTGTGGCACGAACGCATGGAAATTCCGGAAGTCCACAACGGCTACATCAACCGCAGCACGTTTTACACCATTTATCCCCGGCCTCCGTACGGCCTCTTCCTGAACACCTCCAAATCCCCCTTCAATAACCTGGACGTGCGCCTGGGCTTCCAGTACGCCCTGAACATCCAGAACATCATTGACATCACCTTCCGCGGAGACTACCAGCGGCTCAACTCCTACAACTCCGGCTTCGGCAAATTCACCAACTCCTACATCAAGGCGCGCCCCTACTCTCCGGAACAGGCCCGCGCCTGCTTCGCCAAAGCCGGATACACCATCCCGTGCCCGGACGGAATCCTCCGCAAGCCGGACGGCACCCGGCTCACCGCCGCCATCACCTTCCCCAACTCCTCCCCCTCCCTGGCCTCCACGCTGGGCAAGCTGAAGGAAGACGCCCGCAAATGCGGCCTGGAAATCCAGCTGGACCCGCTGGACTCCACCGTAGCCTTCCGCAAGATCATGGAAAAGCGCGTTCAGGCCTCCTTCATGGCGTGGGGCTTCACCCCGCCCCATCCGATGAACGAGCAAGGCTTCCATTCCCGTTACGCCTATGACGAACGCGGCAGCCTCATCACCTACACCAACAACATCTGCGCCTACGCAGACAAGGAGATGGACAAGCTGCTGGACGCTGAAACGAACGCCGCTACGGAAGACGAACTGCAAAAAGCCACGTGGAAGGTACAGCAGAAAATTCATGATGAAGCCCTGTGGGTTCCGGCCTGGACCACGGAATTCGTCAGGCTGGGCTACTGGCGCTGGGTCAGGTGGCCAAACAGCGCCACCACGCAATTCTGCCATCCCGTCGTATTTGACCCGATGGAAAGCTACCTGTACTGGGTGGACAACGACATCAAGAAGGAGACGATGGAAGCCAAGCGTGAAGGAAAAACCTTTGAGGAAGTGGACGCCGTGTACGACCAGTACCGCTACATGGACTCCATCGACAGCCTGGACAACAAGGAAGGAAGCGGAAAACTGCCGTCCGTGCCTGTCATCCCGGAAAACGGCGCCCCCCTGGAACCCTCTAAAACGGAGAAATAA
- a CDS encoding ABC transporter ATP-binding protein, which produces MPEPILQVNNLKMYFPVRSGIFLRQAGWVKAVDDVSFSIYPGETLGLVGESGCGKSTIGKSIVRLLKPTGGSIQFNGKNIATLSQRKMRPLRPHIQMVFQDPAESLNQRQSIGQIVAEPFVIHRMGTPAARREWVRGLLDRVGMPDSAIDRFPFEFSGGQRQRIGIARALTLNPSLIILDEPVSALDVSVQSQVLNLLLELQEERKLSYLFIAHDLAVVKHISDRVAVMYLGKIVEMSDAETIYRSPKHAYTKALLDAIPEPDPARANKHQPLPGDVPSPINPPLGSAFGHRIQHPSYPETVGADLTPVEIEPGHWVAPDPCSLEPEDWNKVRQR; this is translated from the coding sequence ATGCCGGAACCAATCTTGCAAGTCAACAACCTGAAAATGTACTTCCCCGTCCGCTCCGGGATATTCCTGCGGCAGGCGGGCTGGGTCAAGGCGGTGGACGACGTCTCCTTCAGCATCTACCCCGGAGAAACCCTGGGGCTGGTGGGAGAATCCGGCTGCGGCAAATCCACCATCGGGAAAAGCATCGTACGCCTGCTGAAACCTACGGGTGGCTCCATCCAGTTCAACGGAAAAAACATCGCCACACTCTCCCAGCGGAAAATGCGCCCCCTGCGCCCGCACATCCAGATGGTCTTCCAGGACCCGGCGGAATCCCTCAACCAGCGCCAATCCATCGGCCAGATTGTGGCGGAACCCTTCGTCATCCACCGCATGGGCACACCCGCCGCGCGCCGGGAATGGGTGCGTGGCCTGCTGGACCGCGTAGGAATGCCGGACAGCGCCATTGACCGCTTCCCCTTTGAATTCTCCGGGGGCCAGCGCCAGCGCATCGGCATCGCGCGCGCCCTCACGCTGAACCCCAGCCTCATCATTCTGGACGAACCCGTCTCCGCGCTGGACGTATCCGTCCAGTCCCAGGTGCTCAACCTGCTGCTGGAACTCCAGGAGGAACGCAAGCTCTCCTACCTCTTCATTGCCCATGACCTGGCGGTGGTCAAGCACATCTCCGACCGCGTAGCGGTCATGTACCTCGGTAAAATCGTGGAAATGTCTGACGCGGAAACCATTTACCGGTCTCCCAAGCATGCCTATACCAAGGCGCTGCTGGACGCCATCCCGGAACCGGACCCCGCCAGGGCCAACAAGCACCAGCCCCTGCCCGGTGACGTACCCTCCCCCATCAATCCGCCGCTCGGCTCCGCCTTCGGCCACCGCATCCAGCACCCCTCCTATCCGGAAACAGTGGGTGCGGACCTCACCCCCGTGGAAATAGAGCCGGGCCACTGGGTAGCCCCGGACCCCTGCTCCCTGGAGCCGGAGGACTGGAACAAGGTGCGCCAGCGGTAA
- a CDS encoding type I restriction-modification system subunit M yields MAEKNNANIGFEKQIWNAACELWGHIPAADYRKVIVGLIFLRYISCAFERKFQALLAEGEGFENDRDEYLAENIFFVPEKARWSAVAAAAHTEEIGKVIDEAMLAIETENRSLKNVLPKNYASPDMDKRVLGNVVDIFTNMDMGDAEVGKDLLGRTYEYCIAQFAAYEGVKGGEFYTPASIVKTIVAILKPFDNCRIYDPCCGSGGMFVQSVKFLQAHSGRKDGIAVYGQESNADTWKMAKINMAIRGIEADFGPHQADTFFKDLHPSLKADFIMANPPFNLSNWGQSQLRNDVRWKYGIPPAGNANYAWIQHMIHHLAPDGKIGLVLANGSLSTQSSGEGEIRKNIIEADLVEGIVALPPNLFYSVTIPVTLWFISKNKRQKGKTLFIDARKMGTMVTRKHRDFSEEDIRKLADAFESFQKGALAEVRGFCAIADLETIKRQDYVLTPGRYVGIEEQEDDGEPFEEKMAHLTSELSGLFKKSHKLETEIKERLKAIGYEI; encoded by the coding sequence ATGGCTGAAAAGAATAACGCCAACATTGGCTTTGAAAAACAAATATGGAACGCCGCCTGCGAACTGTGGGGGCACATCCCCGCCGCAGACTATCGTAAAGTCATCGTCGGCCTGATTTTCCTGCGCTACATCTCCTGCGCCTTTGAACGGAAATTCCAGGCGCTCCTGGCGGAAGGGGAAGGCTTTGAAAACGACCGTGACGAATATCTAGCGGAAAACATCTTCTTTGTCCCGGAAAAAGCGCGCTGGTCCGCCGTGGCCGCGGCAGCGCACACGGAAGAAATCGGCAAGGTCATTGATGAAGCCATGCTTGCCATCGAAACCGAAAACAGGAGCCTGAAAAATGTCCTTCCCAAAAACTACGCCAGCCCGGATATGGACAAACGGGTGCTGGGCAACGTCGTGGACATCTTCACCAATATGGACATGGGGGATGCTGAGGTGGGGAAAGACCTGCTAGGCAGGACCTATGAATACTGCATCGCTCAGTTCGCCGCCTATGAAGGCGTGAAAGGCGGCGAATTCTATACCCCCGCTAGCATCGTCAAAACCATCGTCGCCATCTTGAAACCCTTTGACAACTGCCGGATTTACGACCCGTGCTGCGGCTCCGGAGGCATGTTCGTGCAGAGCGTCAAATTCCTTCAGGCGCACAGCGGGCGGAAAGACGGCATCGCTGTTTACGGGCAGGAAAGCAATGCGGATACCTGGAAAATGGCAAAAATCAACATGGCCATCCGGGGGATTGAAGCCGACTTCGGCCCCCACCAGGCGGACACCTTCTTCAAAGACCTGCATCCTTCCCTTAAGGCGGACTTCATCATGGCCAACCCTCCCTTCAACCTCTCCAACTGGGGACAATCCCAGCTGCGGAATGATGTCCGCTGGAAATACGGCATCCCCCCCGCGGGCAACGCCAACTACGCCTGGATCCAGCACATGATCCACCACCTTGCCCCGGATGGGAAAATCGGGCTGGTGCTGGCCAACGGTTCCCTGTCCACCCAGTCTTCCGGCGAGGGGGAAATCCGCAAAAACATCATTGAGGCGGATTTGGTGGAAGGCATCGTCGCCCTGCCCCCCAACCTCTTCTACAGCGTAACCATTCCCGTAACCCTCTGGTTCATCAGCAAGAACAAGCGGCAAAAAGGCAAAACGCTGTTCATTGACGCCCGGAAAATGGGAACCATGGTCACCCGCAAGCACCGCGACTTTTCAGAGGAAGATATCCGGAAACTGGCCGATGCCTTTGAATCCTTCCAGAAAGGAGCCCTGGCGGAGGTCAGGGGATTCTGCGCCATCGCAGATCTGGAAACCATCAAACGACAGGACTACGTTCTCACCCCCGGCCGCTACGTCGGAATTGAGGAACAGGAAGACGACGGAGAACCATTTGAAGAAAAAATGGCCCATTTGACTTCCGAACTGTCCGGACTGTTCAAGAAATCCCACAAACTGGAAACAGAAATTAAGGAACGATTGAAGGCTATCGGGTATGAAATATAA